One region of Eupeodes corollae chromosome 1, idEupCoro1.1, whole genome shotgun sequence genomic DNA includes:
- the LOC129941463 gene encoding uncharacterized protein LOC129941463 isoform X1 — translation MDSTSSKQKQLSDIGSKIPAPIKTNITICSGIAEPIKSATLTTPSTPRIELSRASSSSHHEDSRDSSPDNVFEQVGTGTLQETIGLGFHEEGALELRSSTEELFFMDPEAKKEEQEKIQHQIQHARRSSPIIFKFDEHQNYLQHHQRKDSASSEVAALLCISGRTSRVSSVGSQGSAVSRLSAISGISRSPSPHRMLLETSFCGPKPLENIVDGGIVSVVEPPTAEILEQVLLSRKQDPTQAVFAEGIKIESSPQKKKPPTSITNGDTKRKSIDVVKRSSRQTTSKTVSSRTANRLTANKSPGQLVVGKTPSGSEYIRINLKPDHMYKDKGVAPNERVVEVAIPGGEKQHKKPISLSLGKNSAIEEKRLTPSLSPKPSRHSALSKEAIGSRSPSPANVSVSRKSSFCSLFKLKDSPDSPKDRVRSRSKSRDRSTPQSQNPTPNKQKSVLAIFKPKRIEGKSKSSSPIDADFDRHTPTSRVDSAMETFQSAGSRPSSRLRYYDKPADGKGIHIPLHTPPEEKNINKLLQDSQTRPQSAPALKEPVKTPSNSSITLKSKQNEISSVQTPLTTVKTEQENENSILAAPTALPQHNKATKIQCIENLDAIHTLPQDIDEKEQTWSLEVHQHSSQDSQDTILSDNSLPNNCVSKVSTRTNLGNVSENTIDENGIAAEVHRVPSEPESIPPQAQQTEESSMGKEKRRILFATRLGSGSQEQMFSTQFSLSKTESLSSQLSEHASIPENSVQEVLQRKDTILRRPDDTAVTKKTISNKSEVLRKSSASKSQSTSEDEKQAPAVAVILMRKKDSLTEEVRRKSSRSASEDDDVATHRHSRYLENFDVRRKLHENVPARMPTTALIQQKREQKKDEIIQVVAENQDLDPALSVEPETLQKDEVLETANESTNLASSESFSQPYHIPSAERQSFVSTDEPESSESERDSESDPHRLKRNLSHHIASALEDNESTGLVSQDSFDDELPYIPTTLPEERAHGVALIPMKERLHMELKTCPLDRPRSTTPLNPSHLEEYCGIVGPDAGDLDHRPPIRGEKLRISLPKKDSAKDKAQKSKSPRRTSTSSGKSWFEFAEEAIRGPTTENNNNKLASIPKLPDEVQAPEAPPIAQANQANNIRKLSDQWIDFQNIPEKRKAPKKITTLPKDTLADNKTTMVVHYNYVKPEECQCECHEVERESVLTHKSIASVDLLNPTREDMQPLLEPENVESIDPSDSSREYSGYTDDETEGARTNEMQTEEFPLRGLHNSRNTKFPDNRYS, via the exons ATGGATTCGACAtcatcaaaacaaaagcaactcaGCGATATAGGTTCAAAAATACCAGCACCTATTAAGACAAATATTACAATATGTAGTGGAATAGCAGAACCTATAAAGAGTGCAACTTTAACAACTCCATCAACCCCACGAATTGAGCTAAGTCGAGCATCAAGTTCTTCTCATCATGAAGATAGCCGTGACAGCAGTCCCGATAATGTGTTCGAACAG GTTGGCACTGGCACACTACAGGAAACAATTGGACTAGGCTTCCATGAAGAAGGTGCTTTGGAATTGCGTAGCTCAACTGAGGAGTTATTTTTTATGGATCCGGAGGCAAAAAAggaagaacaagaaaaaatacaacatCAAATACAA CATGCACGTCGGTCATCacctattattttcaaatttgatgaacatcaaaattatttacaacACCACCAACGCAAGGACTCAGCCAGTTCTGAAGTTGCAGCACTACTCTGCATATCTGGTCGAACAAGTCGGGTATCCAGTGTTGGTAGCCAAGGATCGGCAGTCAGTCGATTGTCTGCAATATCAGGTATATCACGTTCGCCATCGCCGCATCGAATGCTTCTGGAGACTTCCTTTTGCGGTCCGAAGCCTCTTGAGAATATTGTCGATGGGGGAATTGTTAGTGTTGTTGAACCCCCAACAGCAGAAATTCTTGAACAAGTCTTACTCTCACGGAAACAAGATCCAACACAGGCAGTCTTTGCTGAGGGTATAAAAATCGAATCTTCTCCGCAAAAAAAGAAACCGCCAACGAGCATTACCAATGGTGATACTAAACGGAAATCAATCGATGTTGTGAAGCGTTCAAGTCGACAGACAACCTCAAAAACGGTTTCTTCTAGGACTGCCAATCGTTTGACAGCAAATAAGAGTCCCGGACAATTGGTAGTTGGCAAGACACCCAGTGGATCTGAGTATATTCGCATTAATTTAAAACCTGATCATATGTATAAGGACAAGGGTGTTGCACCTAACGAAAGAGTTGTGGAAGTTGCCATTCCAGGTGGTGAAAAACAACATAAGAAACCCATTTCACTAAGCCTCGGTAAAAATTCCGCCATCGAAGAAAAACGTTTGACACCCAGTTTAAGCCCAAAGCCATCAAGGCACTCGGCACTTTCTAAGGAGGCTATTGGTAGTCGGTCTCCATCGCCAGCAAACGTATCTGTTTCACGAAAGAGCTCATTTTGTTCGTTGTTCAAACTCAAAGATTCTCCTGACTCTCCCAAGGATCGTGTTAGGTCCCGAAGCAAGAGCAGAGATCGCTCTACACCACAATCGCAAAATCCTACTCCGAATAAACAAAAATCGGTTTTGGCAATTTTCAAGCCCAAACGCATCGAGGGCAAATCAAAGAGTTCTTCGCCTATTGATGCAGATTTTGATCGCCACACGCCAACTAGCAGGGTAGACAGTGCAATGGAAACCTTTCAAAGTGCAGGCTCAAGGCCTTCAAGCAGGCTCAGATACTACGATAAGCCAGCCGATGGGAAGGGAATACATATTCCTTTACACACACCTCCtgaagagaaaaatattaacaaactaCTGCAGGATTCCCAAACCCGACCACAATCAGCACCCGCACTCAAAGAACCAGTAAAGACACCATCAAATTCTTCAATTACATTAAAAAGCAAGCAAAATGAAATTTCCTCAGTACAAACACCCTTAACCACAGTGAAGACCGAACAGGaaaatgaaaactcaattttagCCGCCCCAACAGCTCTACCCCAGCATAATAAAGCCACGAAAATTCAGTGCATAGAAAATCTCGATGCAATTCACACGCTTCCCCAAGATATCGATGAGAAGGAACAGACCTGGAGCCTCGAAGTTCATCAGCATAGTTCACAAGATAGCCAAGACACTATATTGTCGGATAATTCTTTGCCTAATAACTGCGTTTCCAAAGTCAGCACCCGAACTAATTTGGGAAATGTTTCAGAAAATACCATAGATGAAAATGGCATTGCAGCGGAAGTGCATCGAGTCCCTTCGGAGCCTGAGTCAATACCTCCACAAGCACAGCAAACAGAGGAATCATCAATGGGGAAAGAAAAACGAAGAATACTCTTTGCCACAAGACTAGGCTCTGGAAGTCAGGAGCAAATGTTTAGCACACAATTTAGCCTCTCCAAAACCGAAAGTCTTTCAAGTCAACTCTCTGAGCATGCTTCTATCCCTGAAAACTCAGTGCAAGAAGTTCTGCAGCGCAAAGACACTATATTGCGACGACCAGATGACACTGCAGTTACTAAGAAAACTATTAGCAATAAATCAGAAGTTTTAAGAAAGTCCTCCGCTTCAAAGTCGCAATCGACATCTGAAGACGAGAAGCAAGCTCCTGCAGTTGCTGTAATCTTAATGCGTAAGAAAGATTCCTTAACCGAAGAAGTAAGACGCAAATCATCACGGTCGGCCTCAGAAGACGATGATGTTGCAACTCATAGACATTCTCGATACTTGGAAAATTTTGACGTTCGTAGGAAACTTCATGAAAATGTACCAGCAAGGATGCCAACAACTGCACTAATACAGCAGAAGAGAGAGCAAAAGAAAGATGAAATCATCCAAGTGGTAGCTGAAAATCAAGATCTTGATCCTGCACTTTCCGTAGAGCCCGAAACCTTGCAAAAGGATGAAGTTCTTGAAACAGCTAATGAGTCAACTAACTTAGCTAGCTCTGAATCGTTTAGTCAACCTTATCATATCCCATCAGCAGAGAGACAATCATTTGTTTCGACTGATGAGCCAGAGTCTTCTGAGAGCGAACGTGACTCAGAATCAGATCCTCATCGGTTGAAACGTAATTTATCACACCACATAGCTAGTGCCCTTGAAGATAACGAAAGCACAGGCTTGGTTTCACAAGATTCATTTGACGATGAGCTTCCTTATATTCCGACAACACTGCCCGAGGAGCGTGCTCATGGTGTTGCTCTAATTCCAATGAAAGAGCGCTTGCATATGGAATTGAAAACTTGTCCTCTAGATCGGCCACGTTCTACAACACCTCTCAATCCCTCACATCTTGAAGAGTATTGTGGAATTGTAGGACCTGATGCTGGAGACCTAGATCATAGGCCACCAATACGAGGTGAAAAGCTTCGAATAAGTCTTCCGAAAAAGGACTCCGCTAAGGATAAagcacaaaaatcaaaatctccTCGACGAACGTCAACATCGAGTGGAAAGAGTTGGTTCGAATTTGCAGAAGAAGCTATTCGCGGACCAACcactgaaaataataataataaactagcTAGTATTCCTAAGCTTCCGGATGAAGTTCAAGCACCTGAAGCTCCTCCTATAGCTCAAGCCAATCAGGCTAATAATATCAGAAAGCTATCTGACCAATGGATAGACTTCCAAAATATTCCCGAAAAGCGTAAAGCTccgaaaaaaattacaacactGCCAAAGGACACTCTAGCTGATAACAAGACTACAATGGTTGTACATTATAACTATGTCAAGCCAGAGGAATGTCAGTGCGAATGTCATGAAGTTGAGAGAGAATCCGTACTGACACACAAGTCGATTGCTTCAGTGGACTTATTAAATCCGACTCGAGAAGATATGCAACCTCTTTTGGAGCCTGAAAACGTAGAAAGTATTGATCCCAG tgaTTCATCAAGAGAATACAGTGGCTATACAGACGATGAAACCGAAGGTGCTAGAACAAATGAAATGCAA acTGAGGAATTCCCATTGCGTGGCTTGCACAACTCTAGAAACACGAAGTTCCCTGACAACCGATATTCTTAA
- the LOC129941464 gene encoding protein unc-93 homolog A, whose translation MRMGSLPNIHELERIERKLGREREIALIEQRAREQIDFNRDRERESVPLQQNSSFNPYFLTTKNHHRHSLTARNVLRTRSSGGSHNIWDDPMLERLAAYSPMSNRSHRINPITPYQVQAALAASRRRESINSSIGATSIRRLLTLNSRCCRHKIPAHIQSKVWKDFTFLTVGHGLMCAILLPLIGLQSSNSVWHHSEPWVHVGPNIGSILLSISFLISTGMCFFTARLIKKHGFLVLIAASYIGMCIFLLGHLCSSIYTLFPAYVILGITLGPAWVGKIALVVHFASRLSCSQHDCALTAAVDNIDDHKIFCNREQKVRRFARWFQASQDIGIIIGAILASLVLVCSSTNWDCFNFSFIPSADLIPVTQKSVIQMNNTSSSSVASPLSSAAVLTSNNFFYLFDEMYNHNEHGERICGADMCPVWNSLDDDSNETKSLSHFVSEKRVGGVTLILIYLIFSIGAFLLTCFSGKFECTLRRTRVKGVTDTLLFAGPMAYFIGTEQAYMLGDFTRAFVSCSLGISMVAGALIGMGLMQSIVSCTLSLLLRYTKRIVIILAGFFFHACLLLVLSRWKPSSDDSALFYVIAASWGACNGMWETLLLALVTLNHTNHVTEVMGPLQGLRFFGLGVTFAAHGFLCENPKILILVIILVVSVPPYAMLEIRLEAQRKAHIVSL comes from the exons ATGAGAATGGGAAGTTTACCAAATATCCACGAGTTGGAACGAATTGAACGGAAGCTCGGAAGGGAAAGAGAAATAGCACTTATAGAACAACGAGCCAGAGAACAAATTGACTTCAATCGAGATAGAGAACGAGAGAGTGTACCACTTCAACAG AACTCCTCGTTTAATCCTTATTTCCTCACTACAAAAAACCATCATCGTCATTCCTTAACAGCCCGAAATGTACTTCGAACTCGAAGTTCAGGTGGATCACATAATATCTGGGATGATCCTATGCTTGAG CGCCTTGCAGCCTACTCACCAATGTCTAATCGATCACACAGAATTAACCCCATAACTCCGTATCAAGTACAAGCAGCATTGGCAGCCAGTCGCCGTCGGGAATCAATCAACAGCTCGATTGGAGCGACTTCTATTCGGAGATTGCTGACTTTGAACAGTCGTTGTTGTCGTCACAAGATTCCAGCACATATTCAGTCTAAGGTCTGGAAGGACTTTACCTTTTTAACCGTTGGACATGGTCTCATGTGTGCTATTTTGCTGCCTCTCATCGGTCTTCAAAGCTCCAACTCAGTATGGCATCATAGCGAGCCATGGGTGCATGTAGGTCCCAACATAGGATCGATTTTGCTGAGcatttcgtttttgatttcCACAGGGATGTGTTTTTTCACAGCAAGACTTATCAAAAAGCACggatttttggttttaattgcCGCAAGCTACATAGGGATGTGCATATTTTTGCTGGGCCATCTGTGTTCCTCCATCTACACTCTTTTTCCGGCCTATGTGATTCTGGGTATCACCTTGGGTCCAGCATGGGTAGGCAAAATAGCTTTGGTGGTACATTTTGCTAGCAGACTGAGCTGTTCTCAGCACGATTGTGCCTTAACTGCTGCTGTTGATAACATCGACGATCACAAGATTTTTTGCAATCGAGAACAGAAAGTCCGACGATTTGCTAGGTGGTTTCAAGCTTCCCAAGATATCGGAATAATAATCGGAGCTATTTTAGCATCGTTGGTGTTGGTTTGCAGCTCAACAAATTGGGACTGTTTCAATTTTAGCTTCATTCCAAGTGCTGACTTAATACCGGTAACACAGAAATCGGTGATACAGATGAATAACACATCGTCGTCATCAGTAGCGTCACCGCTTAGTTCAGCGGCAGTGTTAAcaagcaacaattttttctatttgtttgatGAGATGTATAATCATAACGAGCATGGGGAGAGAATATGCGGAGCTGATATGTGTCCCGTTTGGAATTCATTGGATGATGATAGCAACGAAACAAAATCACTCTCACATTTTGTTAGTGAAAAACGTGTTGGAGGCGTGACACTTATTCTGATATACTTGATATTCTCAATTGGAGCCTTTTTGTTGACGTGCTTTTCTGGAAAATTTGAATGCACACTTCGACGGACACGGGTCAAAGGTGTCACCGATACATTACTGTTTGCTGGGCCAATGGCATATTTTATAGGAACTGAGCAAGCATACATGCTGGGAGACTTTACAAGG GCTTTTGTATCCTGCTCTCTTGGCATAAGCATGGTCGCTGGAGCTCTAATAGGCATGGGTCTAATGCAATCTATAGTTTCTTGTACGTTGAGTCTTCTCTTGCGATACACGAAACGAATTGTTATCATAC ttgctGGTTTCTTTTTCCATGCATGTCTGCTTTTAGTTCTGTCTCGATGGAAACCCTCAAGCGATGATAGTGCTCTATTTTATGTTATTGCCGCAAGTTGGGGTGCTTGTAATGGCATGTGGGAAACACTCTTGTTAGCTCTGGTTACCCTCAATCATACCAATCATGTCACCGAGGTCATGGGTCCACTGCAAGGCCTCAGGTTTTTTGGCCTAGGAGTGACTTTTGCTGCTCACGGATTTTTATGCGAGAATCCGAAGATTCTAATACTTGTCATCATTTTGGTAGTTAGTGTCCCGCCCTATGCTATGTTAGAAATTCGCTTAGAGGCACAACGAAAGGCTCATATAGTTTCTTTATGA
- the LOC129941463 gene encoding uncharacterized protein LOC129941463 isoform X2 — translation MDSTSSKQKQLSDIGSKIPAPIKTNITICSGIAEPIKSATLTTPSTPRIELSRASSSSHHEDSRDSSPDNVFEQETIGLGFHEEGALELRSSTEELFFMDPEAKKEEQEKIQHQIQHARRSSPIIFKFDEHQNYLQHHQRKDSASSEVAALLCISGRTSRVSSVGSQGSAVSRLSAISGISRSPSPHRMLLETSFCGPKPLENIVDGGIVSVVEPPTAEILEQVLLSRKQDPTQAVFAEGIKIESSPQKKKPPTSITNGDTKRKSIDVVKRSSRQTTSKTVSSRTANRLTANKSPGQLVVGKTPSGSEYIRINLKPDHMYKDKGVAPNERVVEVAIPGGEKQHKKPISLSLGKNSAIEEKRLTPSLSPKPSRHSALSKEAIGSRSPSPANVSVSRKSSFCSLFKLKDSPDSPKDRVRSRSKSRDRSTPQSQNPTPNKQKSVLAIFKPKRIEGKSKSSSPIDADFDRHTPTSRVDSAMETFQSAGSRPSSRLRYYDKPADGKGIHIPLHTPPEEKNINKLLQDSQTRPQSAPALKEPVKTPSNSSITLKSKQNEISSVQTPLTTVKTEQENENSILAAPTALPQHNKATKIQCIENLDAIHTLPQDIDEKEQTWSLEVHQHSSQDSQDTILSDNSLPNNCVSKVSTRTNLGNVSENTIDENGIAAEVHRVPSEPESIPPQAQQTEESSMGKEKRRILFATRLGSGSQEQMFSTQFSLSKTESLSSQLSEHASIPENSVQEVLQRKDTILRRPDDTAVTKKTISNKSEVLRKSSASKSQSTSEDEKQAPAVAVILMRKKDSLTEEVRRKSSRSASEDDDVATHRHSRYLENFDVRRKLHENVPARMPTTALIQQKREQKKDEIIQVVAENQDLDPALSVEPETLQKDEVLETANESTNLASSESFSQPYHIPSAERQSFVSTDEPESSESERDSESDPHRLKRNLSHHIASALEDNESTGLVSQDSFDDELPYIPTTLPEERAHGVALIPMKERLHMELKTCPLDRPRSTTPLNPSHLEEYCGIVGPDAGDLDHRPPIRGEKLRISLPKKDSAKDKAQKSKSPRRTSTSSGKSWFEFAEEAIRGPTTENNNNKLASIPKLPDEVQAPEAPPIAQANQANNIRKLSDQWIDFQNIPEKRKAPKKITTLPKDTLADNKTTMVVHYNYVKPEECQCECHEVERESVLTHKSIASVDLLNPTREDMQPLLEPENVESIDPSDSSREYSGYTDDETEGARTNEMQTEEFPLRGLHNSRNTKFPDNRYS, via the exons ATGGATTCGACAtcatcaaaacaaaagcaactcaGCGATATAGGTTCAAAAATACCAGCACCTATTAAGACAAATATTACAATATGTAGTGGAATAGCAGAACCTATAAAGAGTGCAACTTTAACAACTCCATCAACCCCACGAATTGAGCTAAGTCGAGCATCAAGTTCTTCTCATCATGAAGATAGCCGTGACAGCAGTCCCGATAATGTGTTCGAACAG GAAACAATTGGACTAGGCTTCCATGAAGAAGGTGCTTTGGAATTGCGTAGCTCAACTGAGGAGTTATTTTTTATGGATCCGGAGGCAAAAAAggaagaacaagaaaaaatacaacatCAAATACAA CATGCACGTCGGTCATCacctattattttcaaatttgatgaacatcaaaattatttacaacACCACCAACGCAAGGACTCAGCCAGTTCTGAAGTTGCAGCACTACTCTGCATATCTGGTCGAACAAGTCGGGTATCCAGTGTTGGTAGCCAAGGATCGGCAGTCAGTCGATTGTCTGCAATATCAGGTATATCACGTTCGCCATCGCCGCATCGAATGCTTCTGGAGACTTCCTTTTGCGGTCCGAAGCCTCTTGAGAATATTGTCGATGGGGGAATTGTTAGTGTTGTTGAACCCCCAACAGCAGAAATTCTTGAACAAGTCTTACTCTCACGGAAACAAGATCCAACACAGGCAGTCTTTGCTGAGGGTATAAAAATCGAATCTTCTCCGCAAAAAAAGAAACCGCCAACGAGCATTACCAATGGTGATACTAAACGGAAATCAATCGATGTTGTGAAGCGTTCAAGTCGACAGACAACCTCAAAAACGGTTTCTTCTAGGACTGCCAATCGTTTGACAGCAAATAAGAGTCCCGGACAATTGGTAGTTGGCAAGACACCCAGTGGATCTGAGTATATTCGCATTAATTTAAAACCTGATCATATGTATAAGGACAAGGGTGTTGCACCTAACGAAAGAGTTGTGGAAGTTGCCATTCCAGGTGGTGAAAAACAACATAAGAAACCCATTTCACTAAGCCTCGGTAAAAATTCCGCCATCGAAGAAAAACGTTTGACACCCAGTTTAAGCCCAAAGCCATCAAGGCACTCGGCACTTTCTAAGGAGGCTATTGGTAGTCGGTCTCCATCGCCAGCAAACGTATCTGTTTCACGAAAGAGCTCATTTTGTTCGTTGTTCAAACTCAAAGATTCTCCTGACTCTCCCAAGGATCGTGTTAGGTCCCGAAGCAAGAGCAGAGATCGCTCTACACCACAATCGCAAAATCCTACTCCGAATAAACAAAAATCGGTTTTGGCAATTTTCAAGCCCAAACGCATCGAGGGCAAATCAAAGAGTTCTTCGCCTATTGATGCAGATTTTGATCGCCACACGCCAACTAGCAGGGTAGACAGTGCAATGGAAACCTTTCAAAGTGCAGGCTCAAGGCCTTCAAGCAGGCTCAGATACTACGATAAGCCAGCCGATGGGAAGGGAATACATATTCCTTTACACACACCTCCtgaagagaaaaatattaacaaactaCTGCAGGATTCCCAAACCCGACCACAATCAGCACCCGCACTCAAAGAACCAGTAAAGACACCATCAAATTCTTCAATTACATTAAAAAGCAAGCAAAATGAAATTTCCTCAGTACAAACACCCTTAACCACAGTGAAGACCGAACAGGaaaatgaaaactcaattttagCCGCCCCAACAGCTCTACCCCAGCATAATAAAGCCACGAAAATTCAGTGCATAGAAAATCTCGATGCAATTCACACGCTTCCCCAAGATATCGATGAGAAGGAACAGACCTGGAGCCTCGAAGTTCATCAGCATAGTTCACAAGATAGCCAAGACACTATATTGTCGGATAATTCTTTGCCTAATAACTGCGTTTCCAAAGTCAGCACCCGAACTAATTTGGGAAATGTTTCAGAAAATACCATAGATGAAAATGGCATTGCAGCGGAAGTGCATCGAGTCCCTTCGGAGCCTGAGTCAATACCTCCACAAGCACAGCAAACAGAGGAATCATCAATGGGGAAAGAAAAACGAAGAATACTCTTTGCCACAAGACTAGGCTCTGGAAGTCAGGAGCAAATGTTTAGCACACAATTTAGCCTCTCCAAAACCGAAAGTCTTTCAAGTCAACTCTCTGAGCATGCTTCTATCCCTGAAAACTCAGTGCAAGAAGTTCTGCAGCGCAAAGACACTATATTGCGACGACCAGATGACACTGCAGTTACTAAGAAAACTATTAGCAATAAATCAGAAGTTTTAAGAAAGTCCTCCGCTTCAAAGTCGCAATCGACATCTGAAGACGAGAAGCAAGCTCCTGCAGTTGCTGTAATCTTAATGCGTAAGAAAGATTCCTTAACCGAAGAAGTAAGACGCAAATCATCACGGTCGGCCTCAGAAGACGATGATGTTGCAACTCATAGACATTCTCGATACTTGGAAAATTTTGACGTTCGTAGGAAACTTCATGAAAATGTACCAGCAAGGATGCCAACAACTGCACTAATACAGCAGAAGAGAGAGCAAAAGAAAGATGAAATCATCCAAGTGGTAGCTGAAAATCAAGATCTTGATCCTGCACTTTCCGTAGAGCCCGAAACCTTGCAAAAGGATGAAGTTCTTGAAACAGCTAATGAGTCAACTAACTTAGCTAGCTCTGAATCGTTTAGTCAACCTTATCATATCCCATCAGCAGAGAGACAATCATTTGTTTCGACTGATGAGCCAGAGTCTTCTGAGAGCGAACGTGACTCAGAATCAGATCCTCATCGGTTGAAACGTAATTTATCACACCACATAGCTAGTGCCCTTGAAGATAACGAAAGCACAGGCTTGGTTTCACAAGATTCATTTGACGATGAGCTTCCTTATATTCCGACAACACTGCCCGAGGAGCGTGCTCATGGTGTTGCTCTAATTCCAATGAAAGAGCGCTTGCATATGGAATTGAAAACTTGTCCTCTAGATCGGCCACGTTCTACAACACCTCTCAATCCCTCACATCTTGAAGAGTATTGTGGAATTGTAGGACCTGATGCTGGAGACCTAGATCATAGGCCACCAATACGAGGTGAAAAGCTTCGAATAAGTCTTCCGAAAAAGGACTCCGCTAAGGATAAagcacaaaaatcaaaatctccTCGACGAACGTCAACATCGAGTGGAAAGAGTTGGTTCGAATTTGCAGAAGAAGCTATTCGCGGACCAACcactgaaaataataataataaactagcTAGTATTCCTAAGCTTCCGGATGAAGTTCAAGCACCTGAAGCTCCTCCTATAGCTCAAGCCAATCAGGCTAATAATATCAGAAAGCTATCTGACCAATGGATAGACTTCCAAAATATTCCCGAAAAGCGTAAAGCTccgaaaaaaattacaacactGCCAAAGGACACTCTAGCTGATAACAAGACTACAATGGTTGTACATTATAACTATGTCAAGCCAGAGGAATGTCAGTGCGAATGTCATGAAGTTGAGAGAGAATCCGTACTGACACACAAGTCGATTGCTTCAGTGGACTTATTAAATCCGACTCGAGAAGATATGCAACCTCTTTTGGAGCCTGAAAACGTAGAAAGTATTGATCCCAG tgaTTCATCAAGAGAATACAGTGGCTATACAGACGATGAAACCGAAGGTGCTAGAACAAATGAAATGCAA acTGAGGAATTCCCATTGCGTGGCTTGCACAACTCTAGAAACACGAAGTTCCCTGACAACCGATATTCTTAA